The sequence TGATGAACCCATGGGAAGCAACATGGCGGAGGAGCTGAGAATAGAATGAGTTGTAGAGAAGGTAACCATGGAGGAACACAAGCGTGGGGTACTCTCCTTCCTCGGTTGGAGAGGCGACAATAAGAGGCTTCGGGGGAGGCGAAGGCGAGCTCCCTGTGGCCGCCTTCGGCTCCAGGCTCAGCAGCCTCACGTTGTGCTCGCCGTGCTCGAAGACCTGCCTTGCGTCCGACATGGCCGGTGCCCTCACACTGTTCCACTGGGAGGGAAGAAGAGACTACACAGCAGACACGCCGCGGCAGTCGTTCTTATCTTGCTAGGAGATAAGCCTTTTGGTCCACTTCTAGGTCGGGCCGAATCACCCGTTATAACGGTCAGGGGTGATGTCACTTCTCACGGTGCCGACGCGCGGGACCGACCACGTCAACCATGACCAATTTTCAGCGGCGATGCGTCGACGTTAACGTCATTCATTGCGAGATAAGAGGGCCCCAACTGGGTCCCACGCGCATTGGCTTTTCGTGCCTCGTTTCGTCGCCCGTCTACTTCGTCCATCGGATACTTGCTGGCTTGGAAATGCACGAATCTCATATGTAAGAATGAATCTGTATCCTCCATCAAAcaagaaaaattatgatcatgtgaATTGGATGCATCAGCGAATCGATTTTGGTGCAAAATCATATTGTATAATTTTATTGATATTATTGACCGAAAAACATAAGACGGATGTGCCCAAAAAAAGTGATGTTTAGATTCCATTCGGTGGTGAAACATGATGACACGACAAACGGAACGATCCAAGTTACAAAACATGGCTTAATTAACCGCTTGATGGTTCGGGTTGGGTTGCTCTCGTGCCGACTGCGTTCAAGTTCGACCCGGTTCGACCTAATTTACTCGACCCGACCCGACAACGGCTCACCGTGTCCTGCACGACTTGCCTTGTTAGGGCAAACGGGCTCAATCGAAAGCTGTTGCCGCCGGGGCCGCGCGCTAATGTTTCGGGCTCCGTCCTTCTCGTTCTCTCTTCTTCGCCCTTTTTGGACTGGGCGGCGGAACGGGGGGAGCTAACGCGGGCGAGAAGTTCGACAGCCGATGGAAGAGTCGGTGGAGATCGTCTCCGATGGCGGCCACGAAGCTGCTACTGCGGCGGCGATCATGGTTTGCGTTCTTTTAATGTTGATCCTCCTCTTGTTCGATCTTGTCGTTTGTCTCGTTTTCTGTTCTGCCTTTACGCTAAATAAGATCTCATGTAATGATGTGTGTAGCCACCGGTGCAATTGAGATCATAGACTGCATAATTCCATGCAAGGTCATGAAAGATGATATCTTCTTTTATTCATCCTTTTATTGGCGAATAGAAGTGATATCTTCGTCTTCTTCACTTGTTGTACTCCATCCCGTCGCGTAATGACGTCCAATAATGTTTCAAGACTCTAATTGCTTCGTAAAAACTACTAGAAAAATCATTTCTTCAAGCTAATAGAATCCCTACATTGACTACTCCGATACTCCACACCTTCAGGGAAAGTTGTGTGTGCAAACCGGCAATTGTGGAATTACAGATGTACGTGATGACTTCTCTCAACATGTTCTGCCTCCTAAAGGAAAATATAAGATGGCGCATGTTCTTATTTAGTTTCTGAAATGTCTCTCGTGAAACTAAACATTTTTTGTTGTTGTGTATAAATcctagatctcttatttcactttCGTTTGGGAATAGGACACGGAGAATGGGTTggttgaagaagagaaaaatatgGACGTCAAAGTCGCTCCAGCACTGATCTCTGTTCATCCTTTTGAGAAATCAGTTGTTGTTGCAGTGGGTTCTGAACTCCGGCTCTTCAATTTAGAGTAAGCTTTGTAAATTTTGAAATATCTCCATGGAAAAATGATTACTCTCATAGATATGTCATACTTGACAAATGAATTTGACAAAAATCATAAGAATTGAGTGGTAGGTCTCTTTTAAGTTCAATATTGATATCTTTTCTTCGAACCAGAATACAGTTCTTTCTCGAGTAATTGTCAATTGCTTTGTGGCCACTACTGCAtggttataaaatataatattaatttgtTAATGCTTGGAATTTTAACAGATATGGAAAGCATTCGATAATGTGATAGTAAGAGGCAAACATAGCTTGGGGCCTTAGGCCATTTATTTTGAATCATTTATGAGCCCTTTTAGATAAATAGCAGGACAATATCTATTTATCTTGTTGATGTTATTTTGTTTGTCTTTGATTTATTCCCAACAGAGGTGACTGCTCGGTCTCACTGAAAGATGATTCTGGCGGGCCTCTTCATTCGGATGCTATTAGAGCAATTACTTTCGGTGCAAATGGAAGACTTTTTGTGTCTGCTGGAGATGACAAGCTTGTCAAGATATGGGCAACAAGTTCCTGGCATTGCGTTTGCTCTGTGTAAGTTTTGAGTTTTGAATTTTTCGTGGTAGATAAGATTgttctattttattattttggGGGTGGAGCGGGTGGAATCTTTGCATGTGTGCATGTAAATTCAAAATATGTAATTGGTAAGTAATATGGGATATGAGTGTTGTTCTAAAGGTTGCAATTATGTAAAGTTCTCTTAGTTTCATATAGTGAAGAAAATTCAGATTCCTTGCCTGTTAATATTGTGAATTCTTTCCTTTGGATTTTATTCCTATAGCATCTATTGTTGACCTATATGATGAAGACCATTATTGGCCCTTGAGATTCTGAGTGGTAAGACATTTTTGCCAGTATATTTAACAAATAAAATCCTAAATCCTTAGAGGCTCTGTCATTCAATGTCTCTTACCTTAGTTATAAATCAACTTTACTTAAATTAGCAGCTTTCTCCACAATATCTAGGTTTTAGACTTTTAGTTAAATTCATGGTTTGGAAGGACCAGTTGTACTAAATATAATCCGTGTCTTATTTTAAGCTGCCATACGAATGTCCATGTATAGATTATAATGTGTTTTAGCTTATAGATTTCTTAGCACATTAGCACATTCGAGTTAGttttgatgcataaataagaagcCTTGAACATAGCTGAGTTTTATGTTGTAACAGATGGTATGGTGCAAAAAATTCAAGTGGACAAGGATCTATTCATCTATAGATGTTTGATGCAAATTCTACTGGTagaattgaatttaatcatgatataataataAAAGTAAATCTGATGTATCTGCCAATTGAGTATGTTCATTATGTATGGTTACTCTAATCAAGTGTTTTCATTATTCCATATTTTACTGCTATCAAGCACCTCTTGTGTGGGAAAATGACAAATTTGCACTGCTGTGAATGGCTAATGTGCAGATCTGCCGACAAACGAGTTAGTGCAGTTGCTATTAGCCACAATGGCAAATATGTTGCTTTTGCTGATAAGTTCGGAGTTATCTGGTTAATCACACTGGATGAAGATGATGCTCATCAGTCAAAAGTTGATAACAAGGCAGTGCCAATTCTAGGTCATTACTGTAGCATTGTTACTAGGCTGGTATGAGTTTTTATTGTCCAAGTTTTTGAGTAttcttgatgattttgtattatttttcttcttgtccTTTATTTTCCTTTTCTCTCCATCCAAATGAATTCCTCTTTTTTCAACTTCACTGAATCTGCTTTGCTCTGCTATAAATGAATTAGATGGCATTTTAAATTGTTGCTGTCATGGAAGCTGTAAATTATTACCTTTTCCCTGTGTAGCGTTGGTCAGTGATAATGTTCTGCTTGGACTATATGGCATTTAATATTGCCGATGTCTGATTTGAGTTTTATTTGTATTTAATTGGTTTGTAAAATCAAATAATGTTTGTAGTTGAATACTTAATCTTGGGATCCAGGAAACTTGCCACTACTGATATGGGAggcaatttataaatatttatgttttttgtgtcattgatTTCAACAGAGTTTTGGTTttggtaaaagaag comes from Musa acuminata AAA Group cultivar baxijiao chromosome BXJ3-3, Cavendish_Baxijiao_AAA, whole genome shotgun sequence and encodes:
- the LOC103978828 gene encoding uncharacterized protein LOC103978828 isoform X4, whose product is MEESVEIVSDGGHEAATAAAIMDTENGLVEEEKNMDVKVAPALISVHPFEKSVVVAVGSELRLFNLEGDCSVSLKDDSGGPLHSDAIRAITFGANGRLFVSAGDDKLVKIWATSSWHCVCSVSADKRVSAVAISHNGKYVAFADKFGVIWLITLDEDDAHQSKVDNKAVPILGHYCSIVTRLEFSPDDRFIASSDRDFKIRITAFPKRPLKGALEIQSFCLGHKDYVSGLSFACPSGYDHGFLFSGGGDSTVRLWDFFSGLLLATCEVGAKAELLQSTGTKDSYPPVTDLCSSSDGTIIAVAIQSLHGIVLLNCDFSDRTLSVAKDMPTVAFGHERLLSDLLLFSASNVNLLMRPRNIHCWQ
- the LOC103978828 gene encoding uncharacterized protein LOC103978828 isoform X5 → MEESVEIVSDGGHEAATAAAIMDTENGLVEEEKNMDVKVAPALISVHPFEKSVVVAVGSELRLFNLEGDCSVSLKDDSGGPLHSDAIRAITFGANGRLFVSAGDDKLVKIWATSSWHCVCSVSADKRVSAVAISHNGKYVAFADKFGVIWLITLDEDDAHQSKVDNKAVPILGHYCSIVTRLEFSPDDRFIASSDRDFKIRITAFPKRPLKGALEIQSFCLGHKDYVSGLSFACPSGYDHGFLFSGGGDSTVRLWDFFSGLLLATCEVGAKAELLQSTGTKDSYPPVTDLCSSSDGTIIAVAIQRTCQPWHLATRDCFRIYCCFLPAM